The Nicotiana tabacum cultivar K326 chromosome 1, ASM71507v2, whole genome shotgun sequence genome segment ATAGATGCATTAAGAAGAAACCAGAGAAAGTCGAGTAACATTCTTCTCCCACCCTTCCACATGTCACATCTAATAAAAACAGCAATGTCTACAATTAACCAATCCACCTTGGTTTGCACAAATTAAATCTTTTCTATTCTGGAAGTTCCACTGGTGAGGGCAGCAGAGGGGACGTTGATTATACATAATGCAATGTTTCATCATTCAGTGACAACGAAGATCATCATGAAACTGATCGTGATATGTAGATCTATTACATACATTTTACATTCTATAACAAGCTAAATAACCTTAGAAAATACAAATTCCATCATCTAGGTAGCTGTTAAATTTCAGGCTTCACCTTAACGTCTCCATTTGATAACAGACTTTGTGCTTGAGCCAAGCGTTTTGCTTCCTGCTCATATGGAAACAACATAAAATGTTTGCTATGACAACCAGAAACTAGCAATAACATAGGCAAAAGTTTCAAGAACAGCTCTATGGTAGAAGCATATCAACTACCCAGTGTCATAAAAAATTGAACAAGACAATAAGTATATAGCAGTCTttcaaaaaatacttctcaaTGATGCATCAATCTCACAGAGATTATATCGTGAAACCTTATAAGACAAATTCTTTTGATAAGCAGTGAATGTTCCTTGAATTAACACTGCAATGCTGTCAAGCTGCACAAAAAACTGCAAACTGAAATTCCAGCACTGACTTTGTCCAGCTATAATTTCCAGAGGGCATAAATTCCTAATATTCCTCACTTAGGAAATTTGATCTAAGCATACAATCTAACATTTATATAAAACCAGTTAATTGTTCCACAGGAAAGGAGGGGAACATACTAAGAACCACCACCACAACCTACCTTtgcaaacttaaaaaaaataaatatacccGCAATCTAAtagcttaagcttttagatgaagTGGTCACACATTTTAACATGGTATCTATGCAGACAACCTGGGCTCAAGTCACATCACTACCCATTACCGGAAAGAACTTCAGTGTGCTTGGCCCCCcagaattaaaaaaggaaaagaaagagtcAACCCTGCATGGGCGTGTGTTGCAAAAATGCATCCTCTATCTAACAGCTAAAACTTTTAGATGAGGGTGTGACCAACTAACACTTTTTTAACTATCAAAAATTAACCGCCTAGCTTCAGGCATTTTCCTTATTCTCTGCATCTGAGGACCCATCAGAAAGATAATTGACATTCTTTTTTTTCCGGTACATTGTAAGGTAACATCATCCTTAGATGGAGTCTCAACATTCCCAAATAATCCTAGAAGAGATCAGGCCTTCACTAACCCAGGCAATGAGAGGACTTTACATTTCTAGAAAAAGGTCATCTACATCTCCTAAATCAAGTAATTTGTGCTGAATCTGTAAGATGGTCACCAAGGGAGCATAAACCTTTCAGCTATTCATAGATATACACTCGCTATATTAATTTGAAATGCTCATAACATTTGCAGTGTTGAACAAGCAAATGAAACTTACGGCTGCAGAAGCTGCACGAATCTCTCTATAAGCTTCCACTTCCTCAGGGAAAGCCTGTTCAAGCCCCTCCAGGAGATGCCCTCGCAAACCCTGTGACAAAAGAGAAAATAAGTTATACATTCCAGGCTTTTCAAAATTGGACGGAAAACTCTAGTAAAACAAAGGAAAAGGCCCTAGAATGAAAACCACAGTTGAAGGAATCCAACAATGCAAGCAGTGCAAAGAAGTTAGAGTAGTAGACTAGTAGTTGCTGTCATATAATCCGCAGCAAGGTCAAGGTTAGCATTAGGAAGAGATTTTCCCGAAGAGAAATTCGCACGAGAAGATAAAACAGTAAATAAGATCAATATAAATTTTCCTAAGGCAAGGGAAGAGGGGGTTTGGAGTGGGAGGGAGAGATAAGTAGCATATCAAAAGTTATCCTCAAGTCTACGCTCTCAAGGTTGAACGCCGAAGACAAAATGATAAACCTAATGAGTGTTTCCACCTTTTTCCCTATTAAACCTGCACAGTAAAAGTTCCCAGTGCATATCAGAAGGTTCTTATAGGAATATCTTCTAACAGGCACTATCCGTGCAGCACTATAGCGGAATGAAGTAAATTTTTTCAGTAGTAATATCATTTTAAATTGGATTGATTATTTTCCTTGTTTCATTAATTGTAGAAGTCTTTAGCTGTTGCAGGACTAGCTCTTTCCATTCGAGCAGTTACGAGAAAAACAATAAGAAGTAAGCCTGAACCGTAAACTAGCTGCGCACGGCTATAAGAATCCCCACTATCCAATTTTTTTCCAATCAAACTCATTCCATCATTCAATAAATCTATTCAGTGAGCTTTAGATTAGCTCTAAGAGCTTCAGATTCTTTCCAACCCTAAACCATTCAAGCAGTTATTTTTTTaatcaagaaaaaacaaaaataacttcaaacaattatttaattgacaaatattttaaatttgagCTTTAAATTTGGTCTGAGAGCAATAAGGAGATGCGCAAAAACTAGAACACCGCTCAAACATATCTTTTTCCATAAAACAGATCAAGAAAGCAAGGAGCGAAAACTCAATGGTTTATTTTTATATGGGCAACAACGTCCATAAGACCGTCTGGAATATAGGTACACTAAGACAATTATATTATATCATGTTTCTCCATTGCATATGTTAGTAAAAatgactcagaaagaaggggcaTTTCATAGGTCCTTAGTATTTGAACTAGAAGTAATACAAGTTTCCGCGACCATTTAGATGAGAAGTGTCACACTTTTTGGTAAAGGCCTCTCTCCTTCCTTCCATTCTTATTAAACTTTTACCAGTTCATTTCTATAtgatatttttcttgtttatttagcaTACTCTTCTTTGTGACTACTTTTTATCTCCAAATGACATACAACTGATCTTACACTCTGTCACCGGTCATTTTCTCCCTCAGGATCTTTAGGTAGCTAAAACAAGCACAAAACACAATAAATTGTCCAAAATAAGGTTCAGGTCAAACTGAGACAGCCAAATACAAATCCAAATTTCTAAGACTTCCAGGAACCAATTAGGCCAAAGGTACACTCTAAACAGTATTACAGGCATTGAAGTGAAAAATAACCTTGAATGCATCTGTTTTCCCCTTAGTGACTTGGTTCTTGGCAATGCAACTATTCAACACATCCCTCGTAAATTCATCTGGATTCTTCCCATCATCAATCAAGCTATAACAAAAATTACCACATATGAATAccaaaattaaaacataatagcaaAAGAAAGTTTAGCATAAACAAGTATATTACTTCAGAACCTCCATAGGCACTTGAATattgcatttttctcccaatttcGCCATATTATCCAGCTCCAGCACAAGATtattcctaaaaataaaaaattaaagcaATAAAGAAAAGGCACATGAATTTAAGATTATCGAAAGTACAAAGCTAAAAGAGAATTATACGTACAGACGTTGGAGAAGGGGAAGTTGAGACGAAACATTGTAAGAAGAGACGGTGAGATAAAGCTGGTGGAGAATTCCTAGGGTTTTGTCGATTGAATTTATGACTTGATTGAGATTTTGTTTTGACTCCTCGGCTGGTGAACCGGCGGTGGAAGCAGCGGCGGCCGTCGAATCGGCGGGTGATGCGTCGTTGGATTTAGGGTTTATTAATCCGTTGCCGCCGACAAAGTTATTCTGCGATGAGTCCATGTGCTTATGTTTGGATTTGCAAAACCGATCAGCGGATAGACGCAAAGAGAACTGCGAATTGGAGAATAGATGGTTTTGCTTTGCTAGTCACTTATTGCGATGTGTTAGATATAGGTTTGGTCGGTTAATCGAGCTAGGACCAACTCAATTTGCTATATGCCTCGTATAAGTAAGATTGAttgaataataaatataaaaaaaattaagtaaaCTTATTTTCAAATTCAGGTTATATATACCTTTcactataaatattttttatttcttttatattaacagatcatctatatatatatatatatatatatatatatatatatatatatattataaaaacacaaataattTACACTAAATATTGAACGACGAAAATATTCTCAAAAATATTACTAGACTTTTATGCCCTTAAGTAgttaaaatatttgtttaataaaGCAAGTTAAAGGTGgatatatttataatatttaaaaaactatCCAAGGATGAAGTTCTTTTTCGATTAAACTACACGACTGTAAATTCCTACACAGAACCATATTAAAGGTGAGAAATTGGAACCCCTGTCCGTACAATGATAATATTAGCATAATACAAAGCAAGTACAACCGTACCAAAAGTATTCGAAAGGGGTTTGAGTATCTCTAAATTTTGTTCGACAAAAATATCccgaaaaattaattaattgttacgaCCTTTGTACTATTTAGTATTGTCCAATATTTAGTAGTACTTAATTTGAAGTAAATAGAATTTCTGCAACGTACTCCAATTTTGTAATATGAATCCTTCCCTTATTCGAATAGGGAGTGAAGTTCAACGTTTTAGCTATTTTTTTTTAGCAAACGGGAAATATATATATTAGTAATTAAGTAGGGTTCAGTACATTGTACGCATACTTGGTGTCTCTAAGGACACTTTGATTACCTTGGCTTGCTAGAGTATTACAAGCATCATAAGATAGAAATTTGTCAAAAACATAATGTTTCAGTAGTTCCTTTTCCACAAAATATTTTACATAA includes the following:
- the LOC107814599 gene encoding mediator of RNA polymerase II transcription subunit 10b, coding for MDSSQNNFVGGNGLINPKSNDASPADSTAAAASTAGSPAEESKQNLNQVINSIDKTLGILHQLYLTVSSYNVSSQLPLLQRLNNLVLELDNMAKLGEKCNIQVPMEVLNLIDDGKNPDEFTRDVLNSCIAKNQVTKGKTDAFKGLRGHLLEGLEQAFPEEVEAYREIRAASAAEAKRLAQAQSLLSNGDVKVKPEI